The genomic interval CTTGTTTGCGTCATGCCCAATGGCGCAGAGCGGGCAGTTGGATTTGCCATTCGCTTTGGCATCGCTCGTTTGTTTCTCGTAGACCGACCTCTTCGTGGCGTCGTCGAACACCCGCACGTCCAAGAGTCTAAGGTCCTTCCGGCCGCCGAGAATGTATTCGAAGACGCCGCGACGGTTCTTGACGTACGGATCGCCAAGAAGCCGCCTGACCTCTGCAGAAACCTTTGCCGGATCGTATGACCTAGAATGATATTCCTCGTAGAGCCGCCCCCACTCCAGGCCCTGCATCTCCTTCTCAACATCCCTGAACACGCTCGACACCCAGTCGATCACGCTGTTGAAGTAAGTCTTCAGCTCGTTGATGTTGTCGTCGTTGCGATGAGCGCTCATGTAGGCGCCGATATCGCCTTTGCTCACCCAGTCCAGCGCCCGCTCCAGGAACTCCTGCCGATTGGCGCTGCCCTTGACGTAGGCGCTCCACATCTGGATGTTCGCGTTCTGGCTGTTGCTGAACTCGGCCTTCCCAAGCGTGACGAACGGCCCGGAGTAGATGGCGTTCAGGAGTTCCTGGGGGTTGAGCGGCACGCCTGCGATGTTGATGGTCTCAAACCACTGCTTGATCTCGCTCTCCGTGCCCTCGCACTCGTAGATGAGCAGTTCAGAGCCCTGAATCCTCGCTTGTTGGTCGGCGGGCAGGCTGTCGAAGTACTTGGGGTTGCCGTTATCCATGATCGCGAACTTATTCGTAACGAACCGTCCGATGCTGGTGATTCGCTGCTGGCCGTCCAGCACTTCGAACTTGTCCTTCGCGACTGTGTTGAAATAGATCAGTCCCAGCGGATAACCCTTGAGCAGCGATTCGATGACGGCCTGCTCTCTCTTGCCGCCGCCATCCGCATAGATGTAGTTGCGCTGGTACTCCGGCTGGATGGTGAGCTTTCCGCCGAGCCCGAACAGCCCCTTGCCCTCCAGTTCGTTGTACACAAACCCGTCGCAGATGTCGCCGACGGTGATGTCGGTTTTCAGCGTGGTCTTCACTTTTTCGTCCCTCCTGCGGGCCGCGTACGCCGGCGGTGACGGATGATGAGCCGAGCGTAAATGGGCTTGTACTCGTTGGCAACTCGTACAACGCCTCGACGATTGAGATCTCCGAAGTTCGGTGCGTCTGCCTCCGTATACTCCTTGGTCTTGACGCCGGAGTTGTTGTCACGGTCGGTAATTCCCATGATCTCGAATTGGGCGGGGTTGTACCTGTCGAGAAAAGTAATCGGAACACCCATGGCGCCGTCGTAGTCGCTGGGAATCGCGTCGGTGAAAGGCACTTCGATTGCGTCGTAGTTGTCGTAGCGGTCGTACGCCGCCTTGCCCCTCAGCTCCTTGTGCTTGCTGAACTTCAAGTTGTCCGCCATGGTCATGAGGGGCAACTCTTTGTGGCGTGGCCCATGGTCCATGTTTGTCCACCAGCGAACGCCCTTGACGCGGATGTACTTAACGCCGTTCTCGTCAACTCGCCAGCCGGCAGCATTAAGCGGGTAA from Armatimonadota bacterium carries:
- a CDS encoding DUF262 domain-containing protein; protein product: MKTTLKTDITVGDICDGFVYNELEGKGLFGLGGKLTIQPEYQRNYIYADGGGKREQAVIESLLKGYPLGLIYFNTVAKDKFEVLDGQQRITSIGRFVTNKFAIMDNGNPKYFDSLPADQQARIQGSELLIYECEGTESEIKQWFETINIAGVPLNPQELLNAIYSGPFVTLGKAEFSNSQNANIQMWSAYVKGSANRQEFLERALDWVSKGDIGAYMSAHRNDDNINELKTYFNSVIDWVSSVFRDVEKEMQGLEWGRLYEEYHSRSYDPAKVSAEVRRLLGDPYVKNRRGVFEYILGGRKDLRLLDVRVFDDATKRSVYEKQTSDAKANGKSNCPLCAIGHDANKGKVYELKEMDADHVSAWSKGGDSSAKNCQMLCITHNRAKGNR